From Demequina capsici, one genomic window encodes:
- a CDS encoding HPr family phosphocarrier protein yields MSTRTVEIGSSVGLHARPAALFVQAVNEAGIPITICKPGGNPIPANSMLGVMALGAKHGETVELASDADGADAALDALVELLKRDLDAE; encoded by the coding sequence ATGAGCACCCGAACCGTCGAGATCGGATCATCCGTCGGCCTTCATGCTCGTCCTGCCGCTCTGTTCGTGCAGGCGGTCAACGAGGCGGGCATCCCGATCACGATCTGCAAGCCCGGGGGGAACCCGATTCCCGCCAACTCGATGCTCGGTGTCATGGCCCTGGGCGCGAAGCATGGCGAGACCGTCGAGCTGGCGTCCGACGCCGACGGAGCCGATGCCGCGCTCGACGCTCTGGTGGAGCTGCTCAAGCGCGACCTCGACGCCGAGTGA
- the mtlA gene encoding mannitol-specific PTS transporter subunit IIC, producing the protein MSLPDAQVNKNRDRGVGAAVQKFGRFLSGMIMPNIGAFIAWGLITALFIPTGWIPNSNFAELVGPMITYLLPLLIGYTGGKMVHETRGAVIGSIATMGVIMGAFITIDGEQSQLPMFMGAMLMGPFAAWVLKQFDKLIEGKVKAGFEMLIDNFSIGIIGMLLAMLGKIVIGPIVAQLVEWAGNGVDFLVSHHLLPLASLIVEPGKVLFLNNAINHGVFTPLGTQQVVENGKSILFMIESNPGPGLGILAAFLFFGPKMLRASVPGAMIIHFLGGIHEIYFPYVLMKPKMIVAAIAGGMSGVATGVLFNNGLVSAPSPGSIFSWIAFTPKGEYPTMFLQVLVAAAVAFAVGFFLLKFDKELRQEAKEEAEAEAAEESTVAV; encoded by the coding sequence ATGTCTCTACCTGATGCTCAGGTCAACAAGAACCGCGACCGCGGCGTGGGAGCCGCAGTACAGAAGTTCGGACGATTCCTGTCCGGCATGATCATGCCGAACATCGGCGCGTTCATCGCCTGGGGTCTCATCACCGCGCTGTTCATCCCCACCGGATGGATCCCGAACTCGAACTTCGCCGAGCTGGTCGGCCCCATGATCACCTATCTGCTGCCGCTGCTCATCGGCTACACCGGCGGCAAGATGGTCCACGAGACCCGCGGCGCGGTCATCGGCTCCATCGCCACCATGGGCGTCATCATGGGCGCGTTCATCACGATCGACGGAGAGCAGTCGCAGCTGCCCATGTTCATGGGCGCCATGCTCATGGGCCCGTTCGCGGCGTGGGTCCTCAAGCAGTTCGACAAGCTGATCGAAGGCAAGGTCAAGGCCGGCTTCGAGATGCTGATCGACAACTTCTCGATCGGCATCATCGGCATGCTGCTCGCCATGCTGGGCAAGATCGTGATCGGGCCGATCGTGGCCCAGCTCGTCGAGTGGGCGGGCAACGGCGTCGACTTCCTCGTCAGCCACCACCTCCTCCCGCTCGCGTCGCTGATCGTCGAGCCAGGCAAGGTGCTGTTCCTCAACAACGCCATCAACCACGGAGTGTTCACCCCTCTCGGCACCCAGCAGGTGGTCGAGAACGGCAAGTCGATCCTGTTCATGATCGAGTCCAACCCCGGGCCCGGCCTGGGCATCCTCGCGGCCTTCCTGTTCTTCGGCCCCAAGATGCTCCGCGCCTCCGTGCCCGGTGCGATGATCATCCACTTCCTGGGCGGCATCCACGAGATCTACTTCCCGTACGTGCTCATGAAGCCGAAGATGATCGTCGCCGCGATCGCGGGCGGCATGTCCGGCGTCGCGACCGGCGTGCTCTTTAACAACGGCCTCGTGTCGGCGCCGTCGCCAGGCAGCATCTTCTCGTGGATCGCCTTCACGCCGAAGGGCGAGTACCCCACGATGTTCCTCCAGGTCCTCGTCGCGGCCGCCGTCGCGTTCGCGGTGGGCTTCTTCCTGCTGAAGTTCGACAAGGAGCTTCGCCAGGAGGCGAAGGAGGAGGCGGAGGCAGAGGCCGCCGAAGAGTCCACCGTCGCCGTCTAG
- the efeU gene encoding iron uptake transporter permease EfeU, with translation MLANFLIGLREGLEASLIVGILVAYLVRIDRRDMLPHVWTGVGIALAVSLGFGALLTLGPQGLTFEAQEVIGGTLSIIAVGLITWMIFWMGRTARHLRGHLEGQLDKAIAVGKGAVITMALLAVGREGLETSLFLWAGITSAGSSTAPIVGATLGLIAAAALGFVVYRGAARLNLRVFFQWTGTFLVVVAAGVLAYGVHDLQEAGVLPGIDNLAFDVSGTISADSATAAVLKGIFNFSPQTTVLQAVAWVLYVVPTMWFFVRTAFRSPRPSRTPSPEPAAATTA, from the coding sequence GTGCTCGCGAACTTCCTCATCGGCCTCCGCGAGGGGCTCGAGGCGTCCCTCATCGTCGGCATCCTCGTGGCCTACCTGGTCCGCATCGACCGCCGCGACATGCTCCCCCACGTGTGGACCGGCGTCGGCATCGCGCTCGCCGTGTCGCTCGGCTTCGGCGCGCTCCTCACGCTCGGCCCCCAGGGCCTGACGTTCGAGGCCCAGGAGGTCATCGGCGGCACGCTCAGCATCATCGCCGTCGGCCTCATCACGTGGATGATCTTCTGGATGGGCAGGACCGCGCGTCATCTGCGCGGCCACCTGGAAGGCCAGCTGGACAAGGCGATCGCCGTGGGCAAGGGGGCGGTCATCACGATGGCACTGCTCGCCGTCGGCCGCGAGGGGCTCGAGACCTCGCTCTTCCTGTGGGCAGGCATCACCTCCGCCGGATCCTCGACCGCGCCGATCGTCGGCGCCACGCTCGGCCTGATCGCGGCCGCCGCGCTCGGATTCGTCGTCTACCGTGGCGCGGCCCGCCTCAACCTGCGCGTGTTCTTCCAGTGGACCGGCACCTTCCTCGTCGTCGTCGCCGCCGGCGTGCTCGCCTACGGTGTCCACGACCTGCAGGAGGCAGGCGTGCTGCCCGGGATCGACAACCTGGCGTTCGACGTGAGCGGGACCATCTCCGCCGACTCCGCCACCGCCGCCGTCCTCAAGGGCATCTTCAACTTCTCACCCCAGACGACCGTGCTGCAGGCCGTCGCGTGGGTGCTGTACGTGGTACCGACCATGTGGTTCTTCGTGCGCACCGCCTTCCGCAGCCCCCGGCCGTCCCGCACCCCCTCCCCCGAGCCTGCCGCCGCCACCACGGCCTGA
- a CDS encoding PTS lactose transporter subunit IIB, with amino-acid sequence MPSINGSAVKKVIVACDAGMGSSVMVASTLKGKLKKYGVEVSHTPVNEIPGEAGLVVLCHQGLAARAQQTAPGAVVVPFAIFMGDPAFAKVEKAIANGEDLVS; translated from the coding sequence ATGCCCTCAATCAACGGATCCGCAGTCAAGAAGGTCATCGTCGCGTGCGACGCAGGCATGGGCTCCAGCGTGATGGTCGCCAGCACGCTGAAGGGCAAGCTCAAGAAGTACGGCGTCGAGGTCTCCCACACGCCCGTCAACGAGATCCCTGGCGAGGCAGGCCTCGTCGTCCTGTGCCACCAGGGCCTCGCGGCTCGCGCGCAGCAGACCGCGCCCGGCGCGGTCGTCGTCCCCTTCGCGATCTTCATGGGGGACCCTGCGTTCGCCAAGGTCGAGAAGGCCATCGCCAACGGTGAGGACCTGGTGTCCTGA
- a CDS encoding DeoR/GlpR family DNA-binding transcription regulator produces MYAAERQHEILTRARAEGRVEVGLLAESLGVTVETVRRDLTALERLGAVRRVHGGALPVERLALEPNLASRESQHSEQKRRIAARAIQELPDGGTILLDSGTTTLAIAEQLPPDLQATVVTNSIAIATRLAELPKIDLLVLGGHVRHLTGAAVGDWIESALRGLCVDVAFIGTNGLTVDRGLTTPDQAEAAAKRGMVLAGRRVVAVADASKIGHVHLHRFADADEVAMLLTDSSLDDDTAEEIDAAGIEVVRV; encoded by the coding sequence GTGTATGCGGCGGAACGGCAGCACGAGATCCTGACGCGGGCTCGTGCCGAGGGGCGGGTCGAGGTGGGCCTCCTCGCGGAGAGCCTGGGAGTGACGGTCGAGACGGTGCGGCGCGACCTCACCGCGCTCGAGCGGCTCGGTGCAGTGCGTCGCGTCCACGGCGGCGCGCTCCCGGTCGAGCGGCTCGCGCTCGAGCCCAACCTCGCGAGCCGTGAGTCGCAGCATTCGGAACAGAAGCGCCGAATCGCCGCCCGTGCCATCCAAGAGCTTCCCGACGGGGGCACGATCCTCCTCGACTCAGGCACCACCACGCTCGCCATCGCCGAACAGCTGCCCCCCGACCTTCAGGCGACCGTCGTCACGAACTCCATCGCCATCGCCACCCGGCTGGCTGAGCTTCCCAAGATCGATCTCCTGGTGCTCGGCGGCCACGTGAGGCACCTGACGGGCGCCGCGGTCGGTGACTGGATCGAAAGCGCCCTGCGTGGCCTGTGCGTGGATGTCGCGTTCATCGGGACGAACGGGCTCACCGTCGATCGCGGGCTGACCACACCCGATCAGGCCGAGGCCGCCGCCAAGAGGGGCATGGTGCTCGCCGGTCGGCGTGTGGTCGCCGTCGCAGACGCCTCGAAGATCGGCCATGTGCACCTGCACCGCTTCGCCGACGCAGACGAGGTGGCGATGCTCCTCACCGACAGCTCGCTCGACGATGACACGGCCGAGGAGATCGACGCCGCCGGCATCGAGGTCGTCCGCGTCTGA
- a CDS encoding MarR family winged helix-turn-helix transcriptional regulator, which translates to MSDREELLDATVTEFMRFVHRSAPNQVGAVARLGLTLHQFRGIVQIYLQPGITTTDFADAIGVQPSVATGVVQRLVDRELVQRRLDEADRRIRRLELSSQGLEVAEEAAGIARTTRYAQLAVLDDAQLAQLRELLAVLETGLEPSASEA; encoded by the coding sequence ATGTCTGACCGCGAGGAGCTGCTCGACGCGACGGTGACCGAGTTCATGCGCTTCGTCCACCGCTCCGCCCCGAACCAGGTGGGTGCGGTGGCAAGGCTGGGCCTCACCCTCCATCAGTTCCGTGGCATCGTCCAGATCTATCTGCAGCCCGGGATCACCACCACCGACTTCGCCGACGCGATCGGGGTGCAGCCCTCCGTGGCCACCGGGGTGGTGCAGCGGCTCGTCGACCGCGAGCTCGTGCAGCGTCGCCTCGACGAGGCCGATCGACGCATCCGGCGTCTCGAGCTGTCCTCGCAGGGACTCGAGGTGGCCGAGGAGGCTGCCGGCATCGCGAGGACCACGCGGTACGCCCAGCTCGCGGTGCTCGACGACGCCCAGCTCGCGCAGCTGCGCGAGCTTCTCGCGGTGCTCGAGACCGGCCTGGAGCCTTCCGCGTCGGAGGCCTAG
- a CDS encoding SanA/YdcF family protein, which translates to MRRTTTALVGAIAASAAPHLYMRARTWGAIHGAGCPGIDVADAALVLGARVWDDGRPSRFLRERVEVAAALFHSGLVPTLLLSGAGVNREGLDETAAMRDTALSLGVPEDALVLDPGGYDTRLSARGAVEHGFSSVIVCSQEFHLPRAVWLCERAGLDAQGVHPAVALRAHTAIGYGRELAASWKAALVETGAIDAA; encoded by the coding sequence ATGAGGAGGACCACCACCGCGCTCGTCGGAGCGATCGCCGCGAGCGCGGCGCCGCACCTGTACATGCGGGCGCGCACGTGGGGCGCGATCCATGGCGCAGGCTGTCCCGGCATCGACGTCGCGGACGCGGCGCTGGTGCTCGGCGCGCGCGTCTGGGACGACGGCAGGCCCAGCCGGTTCCTCCGCGAGCGCGTCGAGGTCGCGGCAGCGCTGTTCCACTCAGGCCTGGTGCCGACGCTGCTGCTGTCCGGGGCAGGCGTCAACCGCGAGGGGCTCGATGAGACGGCAGCGATGCGCGACACCGCGCTCTCGCTCGGCGTCCCCGAGGACGCCCTGGTGCTGGACCCGGGGGGCTACGACACCCGGCTGTCCGCTCGTGGCGCAGTGGAGCACGGCTTCTCCAGCGTGATCGTGTGCTCCCAGGAGTTCCACCTGCCGCGCGCGGTGTGGCTGTGCGAACGGGCGGGGCTCGACGCGCAGGGCGTGCATCCAGCGGTGGCGTTGCGTGCGCACACGGCCATCGGCTACGGCCGCGAGCTTGCGGCCTCCTGGAAGGCCGCTCTGGTCGAGACCGGCGCGATCGACGCCGCCTAG
- a CDS encoding acyl-CoA carboxylase subunit beta, producing the protein MSETQPRKTTAGAAAALRKRHDAAVTAAEDKAREKQHARDKKTARERVLQLLDEGSFIELDQLSRHRSTNFGLDRNRPYGDGVVTGYGTIDGRQVAVYSQDFTVFGGSLGEVHGQKIAKIQDFALRTGVPLIGISDGGGARIQEGVAALTQFAEIFRRNVAASGVIPQISIILGPSAGGAVYSPALTDFIVMADGTSQMFITGPDVIKAVTGEKVTFEELGGGQTHNATSGVAHYLATDEDDAIEYVQHLLQYLPQNNLSDPPAWEQEADLEVTDEDLALDALVPDSDNQPYDMRTLLETVLDDGEILEVQPLFAPNVLVGFGHIEGHSVGFVANQPQSMAGTLDIDASEKAARFVRTCDAFNIPVLTFVDVPGFLPGVAQEHRGIIRRGAKLIYAYAEATVPLITVITRKAYGGAYIVMASKQLGADINLAWPTAQIAVMGAAGAVNILSRRTLADVEAKGGDVEGERQALIEDYEDRIVNPYDAADRGYIDAVIQPHETRAQIVRGLRALRTKRASLPPKKHGNIPL; encoded by the coding sequence GTGTCCGAGACCCAGCCACGGAAGACCACGGCCGGCGCCGCAGCGGCGCTTCGCAAGCGCCACGACGCCGCGGTCACCGCCGCCGAGGACAAGGCCCGCGAGAAGCAGCACGCCCGCGACAAGAAGACCGCGCGCGAGCGCGTGCTGCAGCTGCTCGACGAGGGCTCGTTCATCGAGCTCGACCAGCTGTCCCGGCATCGCTCGACGAACTTCGGGCTCGACCGCAACCGCCCCTACGGCGACGGCGTCGTCACCGGATACGGCACCATCGACGGCAGGCAGGTGGCCGTCTACTCGCAGGACTTCACCGTGTTCGGAGGGTCGCTGGGCGAGGTGCACGGCCAGAAGATCGCGAAGATCCAGGACTTCGCGCTGCGCACCGGTGTGCCGCTGATCGGCATCTCGGACGGCGGCGGCGCCCGCATCCAAGAAGGCGTCGCGGCGCTCACCCAGTTCGCGGAGATCTTCCGACGCAACGTCGCGGCCTCGGGCGTGATCCCGCAGATCTCGATCATCCTGGGACCGTCCGCCGGCGGAGCGGTCTACTCCCCCGCGCTCACCGACTTCATCGTCATGGCGGACGGCACCTCCCAGATGTTCATCACCGGGCCCGACGTCATCAAGGCCGTCACCGGCGAGAAGGTCACCTTCGAGGAGCTGGGCGGCGGCCAGACCCACAACGCGACGTCAGGGGTGGCGCACTACCTGGCCACCGACGAGGACGATGCGATCGAGTACGTCCAGCACCTGCTGCAGTACCTCCCGCAGAACAACCTCTCGGATCCTCCTGCGTGGGAGCAGGAGGCGGACCTCGAGGTCACCGACGAGGACCTTGCGCTCGACGCGCTGGTCCCCGACTCCGACAACCAGCCGTACGACATGCGGACGCTGCTCGAGACGGTGCTCGACGACGGCGAGATCCTCGAGGTCCAGCCGCTGTTCGCTCCCAACGTGCTCGTCGGCTTCGGCCACATCGAGGGCCACTCCGTCGGCTTCGTGGCGAACCAGCCGCAGTCGATGGCGGGCACGCTCGACATCGACGCCTCGGAGAAGGCGGCCCGGTTCGTCCGCACCTGCGACGCGTTCAACATCCCGGTCCTCACCTTCGTCGACGTGCCGGGCTTCCTGCCTGGTGTCGCTCAGGAGCACCGCGGGATCATCCGCCGCGGCGCCAAGCTGATCTACGCATACGCCGAGGCGACGGTGCCGCTCATCACGGTGATCACCAGGAAGGCCTATGGCGGCGCGTACATCGTGATGGCGTCCAAGCAGCTGGGCGCGGACATCAACCTGGCGTGGCCCACGGCCCAGATCGCCGTCATGGGCGCGGCAGGCGCGGTGAACATCCTGTCCCGCCGGACCCTCGCGGACGTCGAGGCCAAGGGCGGCGATGTGGAGGGCGAGCGCCAGGCGCTCATCGAGGACTACGAGGACCGCATCGTCAACCCGTACGACGCGGCGGACCGGGGTTACATCGACGCGGTCATCCAGCCCCACGAGACCCGAGCGCAGATCGTGCGCGGGCTCCGCGCACTTCGCACCAAGCGCGCCTCCCTCCCGCCGAAGAAGCACGGGAACATCCCTCTGTGA
- a CDS encoding Maf family protein, with translation MAVPFVLASQSPARLTTLRSAGVDPLVIVSHVDEDAVLAEARATHMAAGWGELPFDDAVLALARAKAQQVASAHDTGAVVLGCDSMLELDGEILGKPGDAVTAARRWRDMRGRVGVLHTGHWLVDDRESGSAATVGATASTTVRFADLADAEIDAYVATGEPLHVAGAFTVDSLGGPYVESIDGDYHAVVGVSLPLLRHLLAACGLAFHELWRDDVSAA, from the coding sequence ATGGCCGTGCCCTTCGTCCTCGCCTCCCAGTCCCCCGCGCGGCTTACCACGCTCCGCTCGGCGGGCGTCGATCCGCTCGTGATCGTGTCCCACGTCGACGAGGACGCGGTGCTCGCCGAGGCCCGCGCCACGCACATGGCCGCAGGGTGGGGCGAGCTGCCCTTCGACGACGCGGTGCTCGCGCTCGCGCGGGCGAAGGCGCAGCAGGTCGCGTCGGCGCACGACACCGGCGCGGTGGTGCTGGGCTGCGACTCGATGCTCGAGCTCGACGGCGAGATCCTGGGCAAGCCGGGGGACGCGGTGACCGCCGCGAGGCGATGGCGCGACATGCGGGGGCGCGTCGGCGTCCTGCATACCGGCCATTGGCTCGTGGACGACCGGGAGAGCGGCTCGGCCGCCACCGTCGGCGCCACTGCGTCCACCACGGTCCGCTTCGCGGATCTGGCGGACGCGGAGATCGACGCGTACGTCGCGACAGGCGAGCCGCTCCACGTGGCGGGCGCCTTCACGGTGGACTCCCTCGGCGGGCCCTACGTCGAATCGATCGACGGGGACTACCACGCTGTCGTGGGCGTCTCCCTGCCGCTGCTGCGCCACCTGCTCGCGGCCTGCGGCCTCGCGTTCCACGAGCTGTGGCGGGACGACGTCAGCGCCGCGTGA
- a CDS encoding PTS sugar transporter subunit IIA: MAILSAEGVRLGLTATDKADALTQCGEALVSIGAATQEYAAALHDRELQVTTYIGEGVAIPHGTNESREHIQRAAIAYLQFPDGVDWDGNDVRVCIAIASRSEEHIEILQRLASVLMDPDAAASLREPASVDDVLALLAGDAS; this comes from the coding sequence ATGGCGATCCTCTCGGCCGAGGGCGTCCGTCTGGGCCTGACGGCCACGGACAAGGCGGACGCCCTCACGCAGTGCGGCGAGGCGCTGGTGTCGATCGGTGCCGCGACCCAGGAGTACGCGGCCGCGCTCCACGACCGCGAGCTGCAGGTCACCACCTACATCGGTGAGGGCGTGGCGATCCCTCACGGCACCAACGAGAGCCGCGAGCACATCCAGCGCGCGGCCATCGCCTACCTGCAGTTCCCCGACGGGGTCGACTGGGACGGCAACGACGTCCGCGTCTGCATCGCGATCGCCTCGCGCAGCGAGGAGCACATCGAGATCCTCCAGCGACTCGCCTCCGTCCTCATGGACCCCGACGCCGCCGCGAGCCTTCGCGAGCCCGCCAGCGTCGACGACGTGCTGGCCCTGCTCGCCGGCGACGCGTCCTGA
- a CDS encoding acyl-CoA carboxylase subunit epsilon, which translates to MNGDDMLQAAASLRVVRGAPDEAELAALVAGMVAMASAVADEDGPGAPASAWMDRTRRMQGRRLMLPLGRGDDAWRHSLR; encoded by the coding sequence GTGAACGGCGACGACATGCTCCAGGCCGCGGCATCGCTGCGGGTGGTGCGCGGCGCCCCTGACGAGGCCGAGCTCGCGGCGCTCGTCGCAGGGATGGTGGCGATGGCGTCGGCCGTGGCCGACGAGGACGGACCCGGTGCGCCCGCGTCGGCCTGGATGGACCGCACCCGCCGCATGCAGGGCCGCAGGCTGATGCTTCCGCTCGGACGCGGCGACGACGCGTGGAGGCATTCGCTGCGATGA
- a CDS encoding zinc-dependent dehydrogenase, whose amino-acid sequence MKALRFYAPEDVRIEDVPEPEVGPGEVKIRVRNCSTCGTDVKIFYNGHQNLTPPRTIGHEIAGEIVAIGDGVDGWELGDRVQVIAAVPCGDCYECSRGWMEVCQNQTSVGYQYEGGFAEYMIVPREVMKVDGLNRIPDGIGFDEASAAEPLACAINAQRILGIEEGDTVVVFGAGPIGAMHIRLARANGAGRVFLIDVNTERLQMTADAVHPDEVINGAEVDVVEKVKELTDGRGADAIITATAANVAQEQAISMAARNGKISFFGGLPKTNPTITCDSNLVHYRQLRIFGANGSAPKHNKMALEYIATGKVPVKDLITEHIPLENVLDAFDIVKRGAAIKVTVEP is encoded by the coding sequence ATGAAGGCTCTCCGTTTTTATGCACCCGAGGACGTCCGCATCGAGGACGTCCCGGAGCCCGAGGTCGGCCCGGGTGAGGTGAAGATCCGTGTGCGCAACTGCTCGACCTGCGGCACCGACGTCAAGATCTTCTACAACGGCCACCAGAACCTCACCCCGCCGCGCACCATCGGCCACGAGATCGCAGGCGAGATCGTCGCGATCGGCGACGGCGTCGACGGGTGGGAGCTCGGCGACCGCGTCCAGGTGATCGCGGCGGTGCCGTGCGGCGACTGCTACGAGTGCTCGCGCGGCTGGATGGAGGTCTGCCAGAACCAGACGTCCGTCGGCTACCAGTACGAGGGCGGCTTCGCCGAGTACATGATCGTGCCGCGTGAGGTCATGAAGGTCGACGGCCTCAACCGCATCCCTGACGGCATCGGCTTCGACGAGGCGTCAGCCGCGGAACCGCTGGCCTGCGCCATCAATGCACAGCGCATCCTCGGGATCGAGGAGGGCGACACGGTCGTCGTGTTCGGCGCCGGCCCCATCGGTGCCATGCACATCCGTCTCGCCCGCGCGAACGGCGCCGGACGAGTGTTCCTCATCGACGTCAACACCGAGCGGCTTCAGATGACCGCCGATGCGGTGCACCCCGACGAGGTCATCAACGGCGCCGAGGTCGACGTGGTCGAGAAGGTCAAGGAGCTGACCGACGGCAGGGGAGCCGACGCGATCATCACCGCCACCGCGGCCAACGTGGCCCAGGAGCAGGCGATCTCCATGGCGGCGCGCAACGGCAAGATCTCGTTCTTCGGCGGCCTGCCCAAGACGAACCCGACCATCACGTGCGACTCGAACCTGGTCCACTACCGCCAGCTGCGCATCTTCGGCGCCAACGGATCCGCGCCCAAGCACAACAAGATGGCGCTCGAGTACATCGCCACCGGCAAGGTGCCCGTGAAGGACCTCATCACGGAGCACATCCCGCTCGAGAACGTGCTCGACGCGTTCGACATCGTCAAGCGCGGCGCGGCCATCAAGGTCACCGTCGAGCCCTGA
- a CDS encoding acetyl/propionyl/methylcrotonyl-CoA carboxylase subunit alpha — protein sequence MPAFSSVLIANRGEIAVRVIRACADEGLRSIAVYADPDRDAPHVALADEAFALGGATARETYLDIAKIIDIAKRSGAEAVHPGYGFLSENAEFAQAVLDAGLVWIGPPPAAIESLGDKVSARHIAQRAGAPLVPGTPDPVESADEVVAFADEHGLPVAIKAAFGGGGRGLKVARTRDEIPELFDSATREAVAAFGRGECFVERFLDKPRHVETQCLADDHGNVVVVSTRDCSLQRRHQKLVEEAPAPFLTDDQRARLVESSQAILREAHYRGAGTCEFLVGADGTISFLEVNTRLQVEHPVTEEVTGVDLVREQFRIAAGESISVLEPEVRGHSFEFRINGEDPAAGFMPAPGRIHRLTFPSGPGVRVDAGVRQGDTVSGNFDSMIAKLIVTGATREQALQRARRALAELTVEGIPSVVPFHKAVVDAPAFTAANGTFRIYTTWIETEFAETVASLGPSSAPASHDDDGATERVVVEVGGKRLEVVLPASLAQAGRASARTTGPTRRASRRTGTSAPRTVNGNGLTSPMQGTIVKVAVEDGAAVAEGDLIVVLEAMKMEQPLTAHKAGVVSGLAAQVGAGVTAGMLICEIADPA from the coding sequence GTGCCAGCCTTCTCGAGCGTCCTCATCGCCAACCGCGGCGAGATCGCCGTCCGTGTCATCCGCGCATGCGCAGACGAGGGCCTGCGATCCATCGCCGTCTACGCCGATCCCGACCGCGACGCCCCCCACGTGGCGCTCGCGGACGAGGCCTTCGCGCTGGGCGGGGCGACCGCCCGCGAGACGTACCTGGACATCGCGAAGATCATCGACATCGCCAAGCGCTCGGGCGCCGAGGCCGTGCACCCCGGCTACGGCTTCCTGTCGGAGAACGCCGAGTTCGCGCAGGCGGTCCTGGACGCAGGGCTCGTATGGATCGGCCCTCCGCCCGCCGCGATCGAGTCGCTCGGCGACAAGGTCAGCGCGCGTCACATCGCGCAGCGCGCCGGCGCGCCCTTGGTGCCTGGCACCCCCGACCCGGTGGAGAGCGCCGACGAGGTCGTGGCATTCGCCGATGAGCACGGGCTGCCGGTGGCCATCAAGGCCGCGTTCGGTGGCGGCGGTCGTGGCCTGAAGGTGGCGCGCACCCGCGACGAGATCCCCGAGCTGTTCGACTCCGCCACGCGCGAGGCTGTCGCGGCGTTCGGCCGTGGCGAGTGCTTCGTCGAGCGGTTCCTCGACAAGCCTCGCCACGTGGAGACGCAGTGCCTCGCCGACGACCACGGCAACGTCGTCGTCGTCTCCACGCGTGACTGCTCGCTGCAGCGCCGCCACCAGAAGCTCGTCGAGGAGGCCCCCGCGCCGTTCCTCACCGACGACCAGCGCGCACGGCTCGTGGAGTCCAGCCAGGCGATCCTGCGGGAGGCGCACTACCGGGGCGCGGGCACCTGCGAGTTCCTGGTGGGCGCGGACGGCACCATCAGCTTCCTCGAGGTGAACACGCGACTTCAGGTCGAGCACCCGGTGACCGAGGAGGTCACCGGCGTGGACCTGGTGCGCGAGCAGTTCCGCATCGCGGCCGGCGAGTCGATCTCGGTGCTCGAGCCGGAGGTGCGCGGCCACTCGTTCGAGTTCCGCATCAACGGCGAGGACCCCGCCGCAGGGTTCATGCCGGCGCCCGGACGCATCCATCGGCTGACCTTCCCGTCGGGCCCCGGCGTGCGCGTCGACGCAGGCGTGCGTCAGGGGGACACGGTATCGGGCAACTTCGACTCGATGATCGCGAAGCTGATCGTCACCGGGGCCACGCGCGAGCAGGCCCTGCAGCGCGCCCGCCGCGCGCTCGCCGAGCTGACGGTCGAGGGCATCCCCTCCGTGGTGCCCTTCCACAAGGCGGTCGTCGACGCGCCGGCATTCACGGCTGCGAACGGCACGTTCAGGATCTACACGACATGGATCGAGACCGAGTTCGCTGAGACGGTGGCCTCGCTGGGTCCGAGCTCCGCTCCTGCCAGCCACGACGACGACGGCGCCACCGAGCGCGTGGTGGTCGAGGTGGGCGGCAAGCGGCTTGAGGTGGTGCTGCCGGCCTCGCTCGCGCAGGCGGGCAGGGCCAGCGCCAGGACGACGGGTCCCACGCGCAGGGCGAGCCGCCGCACCGGCACGAGCGCGCCCCGCACGGTCAACGGCAACGGCCTCACCTCACCTATGCAGGGCACCATCGTCAAGGTCGCCGTCGAGGACGGTGCCGCGGTGGCCGAGGGCGACCTCATCGTGGTGCTCGAGGCGATGAAGATGGAGCAGCCGCTGACGGCGCACAAGGCGGGCGTGGTGTCCGGCCTCGCGGCGCAGGTGGGTGCGGGCGTGACCGCGGGAATGCTGATCTGCGAGATCGCGGATCCCGCCTGA